A stretch of the Lolium perenne isolate Kyuss_39 chromosome 3, Kyuss_2.0, whole genome shotgun sequence genome encodes the following:
- the LOC127327134 gene encoding uncharacterized protein — MYAQWYAEEEENKFVGLDLEYTPEDPNHEEDNYLAVAQLCMRNHVLVCHFSWTNGECPALRSFLQDQGIVFCSVDKRADFIKLYYEKIIIPRQNWIDIQEIVIVKGLNERGNLMRDGMASLATSIIDESYSG, encoded by the exons ATGTACGCGCAGTGGTatgcggaagaagaagagaacaagtttgtaggattggatctcgagtacactCCGGAGGACCCCAACCACGAAGAAGACAACTACCTCGCCGTCGCTCAACTGTGCATGAGGAACCACGTCCTCGTCTGCCACTTTTCCTG GACCAACGGGGAATGTCCGGCGCTGCGCTCATTCCTTCAAGATCAAGGAATTGTGTTCTGCAGCGTTGACAAGAGAGCAGATTTTATAAAGTTATATTACGAGAAGATTATAATTCCAAGGCAGAACTGGATCGATATCCAGGAAATTGTCATCGTCAAAGGTCTCAACGAGAGAGGAAACTTAATGAGGGATGGAATGGCTAGTCTTGCAACTAGCATCATCGACGAGTCGTACAGCGGATGA